DNA sequence from the Rhizoctonia solani chromosome 10, complete sequence genome:
ACAGAGCTTCTCGAAAAGCAGGCTTCAGTAACATCTGACCGGCCCCGAAATGTGATGACGAGTGAGATGTATGCGTACTTTATTTTTAGTTGGGCTGGACGTTAACTGACTGCTGAGCGCCCAGCCTCGGATGGGGAACATCACCTGCCTTTCGTCAGCATGATGAGGTCCACAAAAGAATGCGCCGTATGATGGCATCTGCACTCAATCCAGAGGCAGCACGGTCGTATGCATTGCAGCACTTGGACATGACTCTTAACTTCCTCCGCCGCATCGCAGCCAATCCCTCTTCTTTCCTTGGATGTGCCAATGACGTAAATGGAGCATTTATGATTCAACTCGCCTATGGATATGTTATCCGGGAGGAGAAAGATCCAATCTTATCTTTGGTGCACGATGCTGTACGGTATCTCGCACGCGCAACGACCAATTACTACGTGGTTAACGACTTTCCCTTGTGTAAGCAACATTGGTTTGTACCTGTTTAGCTTTGGCTCATACTACCTAGTAAAATACATTCCAGGCTGGTTTCCAGGAGCCGAGTTTAAGAGATTCGGTAGAGCAGGGTATGAGAGGCGGACGCGGTATGCAAACGAAATGTTTAACATGGTTTATGATCAAGTTGTGAGTCACTTTCGTTACTTTTCATAGGATCATTAAGCTGGGGTATCCTGCCTCAGAAACAAGGACAGGTCGAACGTCCATCATATGCGTCAGGATTACTTGAATCACAGAGTTGGCAAGAGGTTAGGGAAAGTGACACTAATCTCATCAAATGGACCGCTGCATCTCTATTTACTGGTATGCTACTTCCTTTTTCCTTAACTATTTTACTGAGGTCTCCCGTTCTCAACCACTTCAGCCGGAGCAACAACGGTGGGTCAAGTTACTCTGGTGTTACCTCTCGCAGATATAATACCGTACATAACAGACTGGGAGTCTGGTCAATTCATTCTTCCTCATGGCATGCCTCTACCCAGACGCGATACAAAAGGCACAGGCTGAGATAGACTCTGTGGTTGGTCGTGAGAGGATCCCGAACCTTCAAGATCGAGACTCATTGCCTTATACCGAAGCAATGTTACTAGAGGTCATGCGATTCTGCCCTCCGGCTCCTCTAGGTATGTAGTAAATTATCAGAGGGCGATGTTACTATAACCAGCCTCATTGGATTGAAGGTGTCAGCCACCTTACAACAGAGACCACTGAATTCCATGGCTATAAAATCCGTAAAGGTACAACCATCAATGCTAACATATGGTGAGTCAGTCGTCATCTAAATATCAACTAAGTTTGAGGGATCCAAAACCAATGAACGAATTGGGTTCACAGGGCAGTTCTTCGAGATCCTAGCCATTTTTCTTCTCCGCATATATTTGATCCATCCCGTTTTCTCGGACCTAAGCCTGAGCCCGATCCAAGGAGGTTCATATTTGGCTTTGGCAGAAGGGT
Encoded proteins:
- a CDS encoding cytochrome P450 family protein — protein: MSSRNLLWNLSSHDGIHLGLLTLVAGMIIAGKLRHWGYKGWFDTSRLPPSPKKHWFWGNRDFLTQPYRHVLLGTKYKEERGDIISIVTPTNTIVYLNTMELATELLEKQASVTSDRPRNVMTSEILGWGTSPAFRQHDEVHKRMRRMMASALNPEAARSYALQHLDMTLNFLRRIAANPSSFLGCANDVNGAFMIQLAYGYVIREEKDPILSLVHDAVRYLARATTNYYVVNDFPLLKYIPGWFPGAEFKRFGRAGYERRTRYANEMFNMVYDQVKQGQVERPSYASGLLESQSWQEVRESDTNLIKWTAASLFTAGATTTGSLVNSFFLMACLYPDAIQKAQAEIDSVVGRERIPNLQDRDSLPYTEAMLLEVMRFCPPAPLGVSHLTTETTEFHGYKIRKGTTINANIWAVLRDPSHFSSPHIFDPSRFLGPKPEPDPRRFIFGFGRRVCPGQHVANNGAWMMCAGLLSVFDIRAGPQLEAKVASLGGRESERLYELTEPYGLTMSSNLDSDPLPFDCDIRPRDAAAGYILESSA